One genomic region from Bradyrhizobium icense encodes:
- a CDS encoding serine acetyltransferase — MDQAIEQISAEVPDWTRENPRQFWDPGRKLLLTVRRYQFWQARGGLFGTLCCKVIALRHRFWSVVTGAEIPLTCRIGGGLLIPHPNGIVIHPDAKIGVNCLIFHQVTLGSRGRGGVPEIAGHVDIGAGAKILGPVKIGAHARIGANAVVIADVEPYGVATGYPGGIHHAQQ, encoded by the coding sequence GTGGACCAGGCTATCGAACAGATCAGTGCCGAAGTTCCCGACTGGACGCGGGAAAACCCTAGGCAGTTCTGGGACCCCGGACGCAAACTGCTGCTGACGGTTCGGCGCTACCAGTTTTGGCAGGCGCGCGGCGGCCTTTTCGGCACGCTTTGTTGCAAGGTCATCGCCCTGCGTCATCGCTTCTGGAGCGTGGTGACGGGCGCTGAGATACCGCTCACCTGCCGGATCGGCGGTGGGCTGCTGATCCCCCACCCCAATGGCATCGTCATTCACCCGGACGCCAAAATTGGCGTGAACTGCCTGATTTTCCACCAGGTCACACTTGGCAGCCGCGGCCGCGGCGGGGTTCCCGAAATTGCCGGCCATGTCGACATTGGCGCCGGCGCCAAGATCCTGGGGCCGGTCAAGATCGGCGCGCATGCGCGGATCGGGGCGAACGCGGTGGTGATTGCCGACGTCGAGCCGTATGGGGTGGCGACGGGGTATCCCGGAGGAATTCACCACGCTCAGCAATAG
- a CDS encoding WecB/TagA/CpsF family glycosyltransferase, with protein MLLSDLCLADGMPLIWIAKLLRIPIHERIAGSDLFGRLKSANATSRRLRVFLLGGAEGLAAAVGARLNAEKGGLECVGVFNPGFGTIEEMSSPKIIEEINASNADLIAVFFGAEKAQAWLLHNHWRLRPPIRAQFGATINFEAGTVRRAPPMLRSTGFEWLWRIKEEPYLWRRYWSDGKALLAMLVTCVLPLMLSERRARALNKLSIARSEDHGSVTLALSGAAVAEHVDRAIEQLRDALDSGKRMILDVSNTQYIDARFFGLFLMVRKQLASRGQKLLFTGVSAGLRRIFRLNRFEFLLSQEV; from the coding sequence ATGCTGCTGAGCGACCTGTGTCTTGCGGACGGCATGCCGTTGATCTGGATCGCCAAGCTGCTGCGCATTCCGATCCATGAGCGAATTGCCGGCAGCGACCTGTTCGGCCGGCTTAAATCCGCCAACGCGACCAGCAGGCGTCTGCGCGTCTTCCTGCTCGGCGGGGCCGAGGGGCTCGCGGCTGCAGTCGGCGCCAGGCTGAACGCCGAGAAGGGCGGGCTGGAATGCGTCGGCGTGTTCAACCCCGGTTTCGGCACGATCGAAGAGATGAGCTCGCCGAAAATAATCGAGGAAATAAATGCGAGCAACGCGGATTTAATTGCCGTATTTTTTGGCGCGGAGAAGGCCCAAGCCTGGCTTCTGCACAACCATTGGAGGCTGCGCCCGCCCATTCGAGCCCAGTTCGGGGCGACAATTAATTTCGAGGCCGGAACTGTTCGGCGGGCGCCGCCGATGCTCCGTAGCACCGGGTTTGAGTGGCTGTGGCGTATCAAGGAGGAACCGTACCTCTGGCGGCGCTACTGGAGCGACGGGAAGGCCCTGCTTGCGATGCTGGTCACCTGTGTGCTGCCCCTGATGCTGAGCGAGAGACGGGCGCGAGCCTTGAACAAGCTGTCGATCGCAAGAAGTGAGGATCATGGTTCAGTGACCCTTGCCCTGTCGGGGGCCGCGGTAGCGGAACATGTCGACCGCGCAATCGAGCAGCTCCGCGATGCGCTCGACAGCGGCAAACGAATGATCCTCGACGTTTCGAACACACAGTACATCGACGCAAGGTTCTTCGGGTTGTTCCTGATGGTTCGAAAGCAATTGGCCAGCCGGGGACAGAAACTCCTGTTTACGGGCGTGTCCGCGGGCCTGCGACGAATATTCCGCCTGAACAGATTCGAATTCCTCCTGTCACAGGAAGTGTGA
- a CDS encoding glycosyltransferase family 4 protein, whose amino-acid sequence MKPELRLFTALGPGDIVNARKNQLAGLAVNETSIAFSEQLFAYCRLHNIKTLAISSNSRIDRLEDKNITMENRPKSFQNSGGLRFHLSLTLYGIYLAIRALRFRADIAIIDSGTSHYFVLTLFRAVGIPVVANLHNVLWPAGFPPTGFVHRAIRSLNRLFFRYAAAGAIGVSPECERQVQAESDHRIPFFQYRCQFRREGFRHSPSYQGGTFRIVFVGRAEKNKGLLDLAQMAADLKIQASVKVIFDVCGDGPALLELAKLIERDRLSDVVIIHGRLEREALLKVYGEAHAAIVPTRSNFTEGMPQVCAEAVLSGLPVITSKVANAFDVIGAATIEAEVDNIDSYVSAILSLINTPALYTRLKSECAQLALQFVDQEQGYSTAVQRMIEKLYPDVS is encoded by the coding sequence GTGAAACCGGAATTGCGACTGTTCACAGCACTGGGACCGGGCGATATTGTAAACGCTCGGAAAAATCAGCTCGCGGGATTGGCGGTAAATGAGACCAGCATCGCATTTTCGGAACAGTTGTTTGCCTATTGCCGACTCCATAACATCAAGACGCTCGCGATCTCATCAAACAGCAGGATCGATCGGCTAGAAGATAAAAACATCACGATGGAGAACCGGCCGAAGTCGTTCCAGAACAGCGGCGGACTTCGATTCCATCTTTCCCTCACTCTGTACGGCATATATTTAGCTATTCGCGCACTCCGCTTCAGAGCGGATATCGCGATTATCGATTCAGGAACCAGCCACTACTTTGTTCTGACTCTATTTCGAGCGGTCGGGATTCCTGTCGTCGCCAACCTGCATAACGTCCTGTGGCCAGCGGGTTTTCCGCCTACCGGGTTTGTCCATCGGGCTATCCGGTCGCTGAACCGCCTTTTCTTTCGGTATGCAGCCGCTGGCGCTATCGGCGTCTCGCCCGAGTGCGAGCGTCAGGTGCAGGCAGAATCAGATCACCGAATTCCGTTTTTTCAATATCGCTGCCAATTCAGGCGCGAAGGGTTCAGGCATTCTCCGTCATACCAGGGCGGAACATTTCGAATCGTGTTTGTAGGGCGCGCGGAGAAGAACAAAGGCCTATTGGATCTCGCGCAAATGGCCGCTGATCTCAAGATACAAGCTTCTGTAAAAGTCATTTTCGATGTCTGTGGAGACGGCCCTGCACTGCTCGAGCTTGCCAAACTGATCGAGCGAGATCGCCTGAGCGATGTGGTTATCATTCACGGGCGTCTTGAGCGGGAAGCTCTGCTAAAGGTATATGGAGAGGCCCACGCTGCGATCGTGCCGACACGTAGTAATTTTACCGAGGGAATGCCTCAGGTCTGCGCGGAAGCTGTATTATCGGGTCTTCCGGTAATTACAAGCAAAGTAGCGAACGCATTCGACGTGATTGGAGCAGCGACAATCGAAGCTGAGGTCGACAATATTGATAGTTATGTGTCTGCAATATTGTCGTTGATCAATACACCTGCTTTGTACACACGTTTGAAATCCGAATGTGCTCAGCTCGCGCTGCAATTTGTTGATCAAGAACAAGGCTACTCAACAGCAGTTCAGCGAATGATTGAGAAACTCTATCCGGACGTTTCGTGA
- a CDS encoding NAD-dependent epimerase/dehydratase family protein produces MINNSTNRRAAISATAPIRAAIVGTGYIAEFHARAIREAAGVELIATCDANFGRAKAFAGAWNIPRAFDSLSKMMEETQIDCVHILTPPDLHFSLAKAALEAGVHVFLEKPMCTSTAEADELVKLAAERGLYLGVSHNFLFSAAFERLRAAVHAKELGPIDHITFNHFYELGQIRFGPFDNWMLRNPGNVILETGPHLVSALLDLAGAPEALSVTADRKVTLPNGAGIYRRWRVRTTVGRTAIDLNINFAPGFPQRTIYVRGLFGSALLDFDADTCVIDQRTPLDVDFDRFKRSRGIASQLRRQALAVLARYGLGKLKLVRRGNPYQNSIQDATAAFYAAIRNGQPLDVRIAGRTGRDVIGHCVGIIEASAIDVSVTMAARAAADRPALAAPPTVLVLGGAGFIGRELIRQLLAAGYGVRAMVRGSALPLDEFASDRLEIVGGDIGNRADLERAMPGIEFVHHLAHAQCKTWDEYLANDVEPTRLVAEVCLSAGIKRLVYTGTIDSYYAGAKTGTITEATPLDPEISRRNYYARAKAAAEDILTEMSRGRQLPLVILRPGIVIGRGGGPFHWGVGRFSENICEVWGDGRNKLPFVLVSDVAAALVRAIEVPGIEGKSYNLIDAPLLTAREYLQELQRRGDLKLSVIYQPIWKFYLADFAKWTVKVLVKHPDRIRKPSYADWESRTQKAYFDCTRTRTELGWKPASDRQRMVDEGIGVALEPWLEATK; encoded by the coding sequence ATGATCAATAATTCAACGAACCGGCGCGCCGCCATCAGCGCCACGGCTCCCATTCGCGCCGCCATTGTCGGAACCGGCTACATCGCCGAGTTTCACGCGCGCGCGATTCGCGAGGCCGCGGGCGTCGAGCTGATCGCAACCTGCGACGCCAATTTCGGGCGGGCCAAGGCCTTCGCCGGCGCCTGGAATATTCCGCGCGCCTTCGACTCGCTGTCGAAGATGATGGAGGAAACGCAGATCGACTGCGTCCATATCCTGACGCCGCCGGACCTGCATTTCTCCCTGGCCAAGGCTGCGCTGGAGGCCGGCGTTCACGTCTTTCTTGAAAAGCCGATGTGCACCTCCACCGCGGAGGCGGACGAATTGGTCAAGCTCGCGGCGGAGCGAGGCCTCTATCTCGGCGTCAGCCACAACTTCCTGTTCTCGGCGGCGTTCGAGCGGCTGCGCGCGGCCGTGCATGCGAAAGAGCTCGGCCCGATCGATCACATCACCTTCAATCATTTCTACGAGCTCGGCCAGATCCGCTTTGGCCCGTTCGACAACTGGATGCTGCGCAACCCCGGCAACGTCATTCTCGAAACTGGCCCGCATCTGGTATCCGCACTGCTCGATCTGGCTGGCGCGCCGGAAGCGCTTTCCGTCACCGCCGACCGCAAGGTGACCTTGCCGAACGGCGCCGGCATCTACCGGCGCTGGCGCGTGCGGACCACCGTGGGCCGCACCGCGATCGATCTCAACATCAACTTTGCGCCGGGCTTTCCGCAGCGGACCATCTACGTCCGCGGCCTGTTCGGATCGGCACTGCTCGATTTCGACGCCGACACCTGCGTGATCGATCAGCGGACGCCGCTGGATGTGGATTTCGACCGCTTCAAGCGCAGCCGCGGCATCGCAAGCCAGCTGCGCCGGCAGGCGCTCGCGGTGCTGGCCCGCTACGGGCTTGGCAAGCTGAAGCTGGTGCGGCGCGGCAACCCGTACCAGAACTCGATCCAGGACGCGACCGCCGCCTTCTACGCGGCGATCCGCAACGGACAGCCGCTCGATGTCCGCATTGCCGGCCGCACCGGCCGCGATGTGATCGGCCATTGCGTCGGGATCATCGAGGCGTCCGCCATCGATGTTTCAGTCACCATGGCGGCCCGCGCGGCGGCCGATCGCCCTGCCCTCGCCGCGCCGCCCACGGTGCTGGTTCTCGGCGGCGCCGGCTTCATCGGCAGGGAGCTGATACGCCAGCTTCTTGCCGCCGGCTATGGCGTGCGGGCCATGGTGCGCGGCTCGGCCTTGCCGCTCGACGAATTCGCGTCCGACCGCCTGGAGATCGTTGGCGGCGATATCGGCAACCGCGCCGACCTCGAGCGGGCCATGCCGGGAATCGAATTCGTCCATCACCTTGCCCATGCGCAGTGCAAGACGTGGGATGAATACCTCGCCAACGACGTCGAGCCGACCCGGCTGGTGGCCGAGGTTTGCCTTTCGGCTGGTATCAAGCGGCTGGTCTACACCGGCACGATCGATTCCTACTATGCCGGCGCCAAGACAGGCACCATCACGGAAGCAACGCCGCTCGATCCAGAGATCAGCCGGCGCAACTACTATGCGCGCGCCAAGGCTGCGGCCGAGGATATCCTGACCGAGATGAGCCGGGGCCGGCAATTGCCGCTCGTCATTCTGCGGCCCGGGATCGTGATCGGCCGCGGCGGCGGCCCGTTTCACTGGGGCGTCGGCCGCTTCTCGGAAAACATCTGCGAGGTGTGGGGCGACGGACGCAACAAGCTGCCGTTCGTGCTGGTATCGGACGTGGCCGCGGCGCTGGTGCGGGCCATCGAGGTTCCAGGCATCGAGGGCAAGAGCTACAATTTGATCGATGCCCCGCTGCTGACGGCGCGCGAATATCTGCAGGAGTTGCAACGGCGCGGCGACCTGAAACTATCGGTGATCTATCAGCCGATCTGGAAGTTCTACCTCGCCGATTTCGCGAAATGGACGGTGAAGGTTCTGGTGAAACATCCCGACCGCATCCGCAAACCGAGCTACGCCGACTGGGAATCGCGGACGCAGAAGGCCTATTTCGACTGCACGCGCACGCGCACCGAGCTGGGCTGGAAGCCGGCATCGGACCGCCAGCGCATGGTAGATGAGGGAATTGGAGTGGCGTTGGAGCCGTGGCTGGAGGCGACCAAGTGA
- a CDS encoding glycosyltransferase: MLRDSTLQTSERINHKYGPERARFGVVVIGRNEGGRLITCLRAVSAATAVVYVDSNSTDGSVEAAREMGADIVELDLATPFTAARARNAGFARLLTIAPDVAYVQFVDGDSELAAGWLDAAAAFLDRQADAAAVCGRLRERYPERSVYNWLCDKEWDRPTGEVRAFAGNVMIRAKALKRVGGYREDVIAAEEDELSVRLRQANWRIWRLPDAMALHDAAMLHFGQWWRRAQRAGYAFAQGAHLHGAPPERHFVREARRALVWGLLLPFAAIVATIALPRFGWIAWLIYPMQLARLSINNPGPLSDRARLAFFQLLARFPEGLGLAMFWRDRLLHRRPQLIEHKQIPTSGNT, translated from the coding sequence ATGTTAAGAGATTCCACTTTGCAGACGAGCGAGCGCATTAACCACAAATATGGCCCGGAGCGTGCAAGATTCGGCGTTGTCGTCATTGGGCGCAATGAGGGCGGACGGCTTATCACGTGCCTGCGTGCGGTATCCGCAGCGACGGCAGTGGTTTACGTCGATAGCAATTCGACGGACGGCTCGGTTGAGGCGGCGCGCGAGATGGGCGCCGACATCGTCGAACTCGATCTTGCCACTCCCTTCACCGCGGCGCGCGCGCGCAATGCCGGCTTTGCCCGCCTGCTGACGATCGCTCCCGACGTGGCTTATGTTCAGTTCGTGGACGGCGACTCCGAGCTTGCCGCCGGATGGCTCGACGCCGCCGCAGCCTTCCTCGACCGCCAGGCGGACGCCGCAGCCGTATGCGGCAGGCTCCGCGAGCGCTATCCGGAGCGGTCGGTCTACAACTGGCTTTGCGACAAGGAGTGGGACCGCCCCACGGGCGAGGTTCGCGCCTTTGCCGGCAACGTGATGATCCGCGCGAAAGCGCTGAAGCGCGTGGGCGGCTATCGCGAGGACGTGATTGCCGCCGAAGAAGACGAATTATCGGTGCGGCTTCGCCAGGCGAACTGGCGGATCTGGCGGCTTCCCGACGCGATGGCGCTGCACGATGCGGCGATGCTGCATTTCGGACAGTGGTGGCGCAGGGCTCAGCGCGCCGGATACGCCTTTGCGCAAGGCGCGCATCTGCACGGTGCGCCGCCTGAGCGGCATTTTGTGCGCGAGGCACGGCGCGCCTTGGTTTGGGGCCTGTTGCTTCCCTTCGCTGCGATCGTCGCAACAATCGCGCTGCCGCGTTTCGGATGGATCGCCTGGCTGATCTATCCGATGCAGCTCGCCCGGCTGAGCATCAACAACCCGGGCCCGCTTTCGGACCGCGCACGCCTCGCCTTCTTTCAGCTTCTTGCCCGGTTCCCGGAAGGGCTGGGGCTGGCGATGTTCTGGCGCGACCGCCTGTTGCATCGCCGCCCGCAGCTCATCGAACACAAGCAGATACCAACGAGCGGAAATACATGA
- a CDS encoding polysaccharide biosynthesis/export family protein, translating to MRILLALLCVAFLTSGAEAQALKSGDSLSITVLQDPKLDRTVVVDPSGEIAFPLAGHIRARGLTPLALENILKNKLKNNYKDENLDVTVAVVSAPKEIPEDDLKPKIFITGEIIKPGSYVVRQKTTLMQAIALAGGIGPFAAKNRIQVRRKGPGGDETIFMFNYRAYEAGDDLEGNITLRAGDVIMVPERRLFE from the coding sequence ATGCGAATCTTGCTGGCACTGCTGTGTGTTGCCTTCCTGACCTCCGGGGCGGAAGCGCAGGCCCTGAAATCGGGCGACAGCTTAAGCATTACGGTCCTGCAAGACCCGAAGCTCGACCGGACGGTTGTCGTCGACCCTTCCGGTGAAATCGCGTTTCCCCTTGCCGGTCATATCCGGGCGCGCGGGCTCACACCATTGGCGCTCGAAAACATTCTCAAGAACAAGCTGAAGAACAACTACAAGGACGAGAATCTCGACGTCACGGTTGCCGTCGTGAGCGCGCCCAAGGAGATCCCCGAGGACGATCTGAAGCCGAAGATCTTCATCACCGGTGAGATCATCAAGCCAGGCTCCTATGTCGTCAGGCAGAAGACGACCCTGATGCAGGCTATTGCCCTTGCCGGCGGCATCGGCCCTTTTGCTGCGAAAAATCGTATCCAGGTACGACGCAAGGGCCCCGGAGGCGATGAAACAATTTTCATGTTTAACTACCGGGCTTATGAGGCTGGTGACGATTTGGAAGGTAACATCACCTTGCGAGCCGGCGACGTCATCATGGTTCCGGAACGGCGCTTGTTTGAGTGA
- a CDS encoding ExeA family protein — translation MYEAFYQLREKPFSILPDPDLIYWGKMHSMAFTMLEFGVMNNAGFTVITGEIGSGKTTLVRHLLKKVNPAITIGLISNSPQGRQELLQWILMSLGQPFDGDYPNLFKKLQDFLYGQFANGRRTILIIDEAQNLEPEALEHLRMISNINADKFQILQLILVGQPQLRDLLLAPKLHQFAQRISSDFHLRPLDDREVANYIAFRLQAVGARRPLFSQEACSLIASASGGIPRMINVLCDTALVYGFANDQRVISDHIVRDVIADKQQYSIFPVKKFSRVP, via the coding sequence ATGTACGAGGCATTTTATCAGCTACGGGAGAAACCCTTTTCGATTCTCCCCGACCCTGACCTGATCTACTGGGGCAAAATGCATTCCATGGCGTTCACGATGCTGGAGTTCGGCGTCATGAATAACGCCGGCTTCACCGTGATCACCGGTGAAATAGGTTCCGGCAAGACGACCCTGGTCCGGCATCTGCTCAAGAAGGTCAACCCGGCAATCACCATTGGCCTGATCTCGAATTCCCCACAAGGCCGGCAGGAATTGCTGCAATGGATCCTGATGTCGCTCGGGCAACCGTTCGATGGAGATTATCCCAATCTTTTCAAGAAATTACAGGATTTTCTGTATGGTCAATTCGCCAATGGAAGAAGAACCATATTGATCATCGATGAGGCGCAGAACCTCGAGCCGGAGGCGCTCGAACACTTGCGCATGATCTCCAATATTAACGCGGACAAGTTTCAGATCTTGCAGCTGATTCTGGTGGGCCAACCTCAGCTCCGCGACCTGCTACTGGCGCCCAAGTTGCATCAATTCGCCCAGCGGATCTCCTCCGACTTTCACCTGCGCCCCCTCGATGACCGGGAGGTCGCCAATTACATCGCCTTTCGGCTCCAGGCGGTGGGTGCCCGCCGGCCGCTCTTCAGCCAGGAGGCCTGTTCGCTGATCGCGTCCGCGAGCGGCGGAATACCCCGAATGATCAATGTCCTATGTGACACGGCGCTCGTCTATGGCTTTGCCAACGACCAGCGGGTCATTTCGGATCACATTGTCCGGGACGTTATTGCAGACAAGCAACAGTACAGCATTTTTCCGGTAAAAAAGTTCTCGCGGGTTCCCTAA
- a CDS encoding tetratricopeptide repeat protein yields the protein MALIEKKDDLEARKELLKAVKYKSDKVEVWRALAGIDERTKATSLFLDLRRIVELDPNDLNARLKLARIMVGGGAAEAALRVVDAANEGDKPNAELHALRSIILLRTNDNAGAIREAQRAYEIDPANVDAISVLASKKVADGELDGALKLLDSIPADSKDDTRLALQKIDVYARKKDLPKAEELLRKLIVQNPQEATYRAQLLQFLIAQRKFPEAEKEFRARAEASPTDSKLGMDLVRFLSATKGADAARAELEARIKAGGDDFDYQIALVELNHQQNRTADAVQALQKLADTVAAPDRKLAAQVKLAEIHLSKGEKAAAEPLIAEILAKDRRNGGALRLRAAMSIDKGQFDSAISDLREALNDQPKSVELLSLLAVAYERSGKGELADRQYADALKSSNSNPDVVLRYVAFLQRKGDAARAEEILMEAANRNSNNLQIWSSLGQVRLSRQNWSGALAIADALGRVDQARVVADQIRAAALAGQNKIEESIAALESAHKAAPDAPQPALALASAYVKQGKPDKASALLQTISNKFPANAQLLVFLGQAKLAEKKNDEALQSFRKAVEQQPREPAGYTALSEFYVQSKDYDAAEKVLKTGLAELPGNVAFRLALAGLQIQRGNNDAAIAQYEAIVQDQPNSMVAVNNLVSLLLDNRSDKPSLDRAVELSEKLKGSKVPQFQDTWGWAQYKRGDFKGAVATLETAVVAMPNLAAAHYHLGMSYAAAGQTEKAAEQFKTAFSLEPDGTPLKENIRSAMK from the coding sequence ATGGCTCTTATCGAAAAGAAGGACGATCTCGAGGCGCGGAAGGAGCTTCTGAAGGCGGTCAAGTACAAGAGCGACAAGGTCGAAGTCTGGCGGGCTCTCGCCGGCATCGACGAACGGACCAAGGCGACTTCGCTCTTCCTGGATCTGCGCCGCATCGTCGAACTGGATCCGAACGACCTGAACGCGCGATTGAAGCTCGCAAGAATTATGGTGGGCGGTGGAGCGGCCGAGGCCGCGCTCCGGGTCGTCGATGCCGCCAACGAAGGCGACAAGCCAAACGCGGAACTCCATGCCCTGCGCTCGATCATTCTGCTTCGCACCAACGACAATGCCGGCGCGATCCGCGAGGCGCAGCGCGCATATGAGATCGATCCGGCCAACGTCGATGCGATCTCGGTACTCGCGTCGAAAAAGGTCGCTGATGGCGAACTGGATGGCGCACTGAAGCTTCTGGATTCGATCCCCGCTGACTCCAAGGACGACACGCGCCTCGCGTTGCAGAAAATCGACGTGTATGCACGCAAGAAGGATTTGCCAAAGGCGGAAGAACTGTTGCGCAAGCTGATTGTGCAGAATCCTCAAGAGGCCACATACCGAGCTCAGCTTCTGCAATTTCTTATCGCACAGCGAAAGTTTCCCGAGGCGGAGAAGGAGTTTCGGGCTAGGGCTGAGGCGAGCCCGACCGACAGCAAGCTCGGAATGGACCTTGTCCGCTTCCTTAGCGCCACGAAAGGAGCGGATGCCGCCAGAGCCGAACTGGAAGCGCGGATCAAGGCAGGCGGTGATGACTTTGATTACCAGATCGCATTGGTCGAGCTAAATCATCAGCAGAACCGAACGGCCGACGCCGTACAAGCGTTGCAGAAGCTGGCAGATACGGTCGCCGCTCCCGACAGAAAACTCGCCGCTCAGGTCAAGCTCGCGGAAATCCATCTTTCCAAGGGAGAGAAGGCGGCAGCCGAGCCTTTGATCGCAGAAATCCTCGCAAAGGATCGTCGCAACGGCGGCGCGTTGCGGCTGCGGGCGGCTATGAGCATCGACAAAGGCCAGTTCGACAGTGCCATTTCCGATTTGCGCGAGGCCCTTAACGATCAGCCGAAGTCGGTTGAGCTTTTGTCGTTGCTGGCGGTTGCATATGAGCGCAGCGGGAAAGGCGAGTTGGCCGATCGCCAGTACGCCGATGCGTTGAAATCATCCAACTCCAACCCCGATGTTGTTCTGCGATATGTCGCATTCCTGCAGCGTAAGGGCGATGCGGCTCGCGCCGAAGAGATCTTGATGGAGGCTGCCAATCGCAATTCCAACAATCTGCAGATATGGTCGTCGCTTGGGCAAGTCAGATTGAGCCGACAGAACTGGTCGGGAGCTCTGGCGATTGCGGATGCTCTCGGCCGTGTCGATCAAGCCCGCGTGGTTGCCGACCAGATCCGCGCAGCAGCGCTTGCCGGCCAGAACAAGATCGAGGAGAGTATCGCAGCACTGGAGTCTGCGCATAAAGCGGCGCCCGATGCGCCGCAGCCGGCGCTGGCACTTGCCTCGGCCTATGTGAAGCAGGGTAAGCCAGATAAGGCTTCGGCACTGTTGCAGACGATAAGCAACAAGTTCCCGGCCAATGCTCAGCTCCTCGTGTTTCTCGGCCAGGCCAAACTGGCGGAAAAAAAGAACGATGAGGCGCTGCAGAGCTTCAGGAAGGCAGTCGAGCAACAGCCGAGAGAGCCGGCGGGATACACGGCGTTGAGCGAGTTCTATGTTCAAAGCAAGGACTACGATGCGGCCGAAAAGGTGCTCAAGACCGGACTTGCGGAGTTGCCCGGCAATGTAGCTTTCCGTCTCGCCCTTGCGGGATTGCAGATCCAGCGCGGGAATAATGACGCTGCAATAGCTCAGTACGAAGCGATTGTTCAGGACCAGCCGAATTCGATGGTTGCCGTCAACAATCTCGTCAGCCTGCTATTGGACAATCGGAGCGACAAGCCGAGTCTCGATCGTGCCGTCGAGCTTTCGGAAAAGCTGAAGGGTTCCAAGGTACCGCAGTTTCAGGATACGTGGGGATGGGCCCAGTACAAGCGTGGCGATTTCAAGGGAGCGGTCGCGACCCTCGAGACGGCTGTGGTGGCAATGCCGAACCTTGCGGCGGCCCACTATCACCTCGGTATGAGCTACGCGGCGGCGGGGCAAACTGAAAAGGCGGCTGAGCAGTTCAAGACCGCATTTTCCCTCGAGCCGGACGGGACACCGCTCAAGGAAAATATCCGTTCTGCGATGAAATGA